A genome region from Triticum aestivum cultivar Chinese Spring chromosome 2B, IWGSC CS RefSeq v2.1, whole genome shotgun sequence includes the following:
- the LOC123044234 gene encoding 60S ribosomal protein L27a-3 has protein sequence MTTRLKKNRKKRGHVSAGHGRVGKHRKHPGGRGNAGGMHHHRILFDKYHPGYFGKVGMRYFHKLSNRFYTPTINVERLWSMVPAEKAAEAGGDKAPVVDVSQFGYFKVLGKGMLPEKPIVVKAKLISKIAEKKIKAAGGAVVLVA, from the coding sequence ATGACGACCCGCCTCAAGAAGAACCGCAAGAAGCGCGGCCACGTGTCCGCCGGGCACGGGCGTGTGGGCAAGCACCGCAAGCATCCTGGAGGCCGCGGTAACGCCGGAGGCATGCACCACCACCGCATCCTCTTCGACAAGTACCATCCCGGCTACTTCGGCAAGGTCGGTATGCGCTACTTCCACAAGCTCAGCAACAGGTTCTACACTCCGACGATCAACGTCGAGAGGCTCTGGTCCATGGTACCGGCCGAGAAGGCGGCAGAGGCCGGCGGTGACAAGGCCCCCGTGGTCGACGTCTCGCAGTTCGGCTACTTCAAGGTGCTCGGCAAGGGGATGCTGCCGGAGAAGCCCATcgtcgtcaaggccaagctcatctCCAAGATCGCCGAGAAGAAGATCAAGGCCGCCGGCGGCGCTGTCGTGCTCGTTGCCTAG
- the LOC123044233 gene encoding probable GTP diphosphokinase RSH3, chloroplastic, translated as MPAAVACSVKCRPHHRLSAPQPHAALELLPRAPASAAGELRATRCRTPPSLSFARASDQGEAPRAPCRSPPSARRARASVAGGEEAGPASSAAAAALLAGAQSRHAIFREELVRRAYYAAEAAHRGQMRASGDPYLQHCVETAALLAELGAGPPVIAAGLLHDTVDDAGLDYGSISEQFGAGVADLVKGVSNLSHLSKLARRNDTASRIDEADRLRTVFLAMEDARAVLIKLADRLHNMRTLDSLPKIKQQCFAKETLEIFAPLANQLGILNWKEQLENLCFKHLYPEQYDELSSNLHEFYNRDMIAAAIRRLEQALQVRGLFYRSISGRHKSIYSIYSKMTRKKLDMDEIYDVHGVRVILENKADCFTTLEVVHHLWPRIPGKFKDYVSSPKSNGYQSLHTVVLSEETLPLEIQIRTADMHLQAEFGIAAHWRYKEGVRNCSSSLPEMVEWVRCVVTWQCETLHTDHPSPPGLGSSPRATCTFPSDSDGCPFSYSKQCDHTGPILVILLENEKMSVQELPQNSKILDLLKRASSYDMQLSLRLNSHAVHNLNQELKMGDVLELIPSTQCKSGGYMREFNQMPDHRLAVSQS; from the exons ATGCCGGCGGCGGTCGCCTGCTCCGTCAAGTGCCGCCCCCACCACCGACTCTCGGCGCCGCAGCCCCACGCCGCGCTGGAGCTTCTCCCCCGCGCCCCGGCCTCCGCCGCCGGTGAGCTGCGGGCGACCCGGTGCCGGACTCCGCCTTCCCTGTCCTTCGCGCGCGCCTCCGACCAAGGGgaggctcctcgagctccctgccgAAGCCCGCCGTCCGCGAGGCGGGCCCGCGCCTCCGTGGCGGGGGGCGAGGAGGCCGGCCCCGCTTCTTCCGCGGCCGCGGCCGCCCTACTCGCCGGCGCGCAGTCGCGGCACGCCATATTCCGCGAGGAGCTCGTGAGGAGGGCCTACTACGCGGCCGAGGCGGCCCACCGCGGCCAG ATGCGCGCGAGCGGCGACCCTTACCTACAGCACTGCGTGGAGACGGCGGCGCTGCTCGCGGAGCTCGGCGCAGGCCCTCCGGTTATCGCGGCGGGGCTGTTGCACGACACGGTGGACGACGCAGGCCTGGATTACGGCTCCATCTCCGAGCAATTCGGTGCTGGCGTTGCGGACCTCGTGAAGGGG GTTTCTAATCTAAGTCATTTGAGCAAACTGGCCCGTAGAAACGATACAGCGAGCAGAATTGATGAAGCTGACAGACTGCGTACGGTCTTCCTTGCAATGGAGGATGCGAGAGCAGTGCTTATCAAACTTGCTGATAGACTACACAATATGAGGACGTTAGATTCATTGCCCAAGATCAAACAGCAGTGCTTTGCGAAGGAAACACTAGAGATATTTGCTCCATTGGCGAATCAATTGGGGATCTTGAACTGGAAGGAGCAGCTTGAAAATCTGTGTTTCAAGCATCTTTACCCAGAGCAATATGACGAACTGTCATCCAACCTTCATGAGTTTTACAACAGAGATATGATTGCAGCTGCAATAAGGCGACTGGAACAGGCCCTTCAGGTGAGAGGGCTATTCTATCGTTCCATATCAGGGAGGCACAAGAGCATCTACAGCATCTACAGCAAGATGACAAG GAAAAAACTGGACATGGATGAAATCTATGATGTACATGGAGTGCGTGTGATACTCGAGAATAAAGCTGATTGCTTCACCACATTAGAAGTTGTCCATCACTTGTGGCCTAGAATTCCTGGGAAGTTTAAGGACTATGTCAGCAGCCCCAAATCTAATGG GTACCAATCGCTGCACACGGTTGTTCTCAGTGAAGAAACACTCCCATTAGAGATCCAAATTCGTACTGCGGACATGCACTTGCAGGCAGAGTTTGGAATCGCTGCACATTGGAGGTACAAGGAAGGCGTTCGGAATTGCTCTTCATCTCTGCCTGAAATGGTTGAATGGGTTAGATGTGTTGTTACATGGCAGTGTGAAACTCTGCACACAGATCACCCTTCGCCTCCTGGACTTGGTTCGTCCCCAAGGGCAACATGCACCTTCCCTTCTGACTCTGATGGCTGTCCTTTCTCCTATTCAAAACAATGTGACCACACTGGACCAATCCTAGTAATACTTCTGGAGAATGAAAAG ATGTCAGTGCAAGAACTCCCTCAAAATTCGAAAATACTGGACCTATTGAAGAGGGCTTCAAGCTACGACATGCAGTTGAGCCTAAGGCTGAACAGCCATGCTGTGCACAACCTGAACCAGGAGCTGAAGATGGGCGACGTGCTGGAGCTGATTCCTTCAACTCAATGCAAGTCTGGAGGCTACATGAGGGAGTTCAACCAAATGCCTGACCACCGTCTCGCGGTTTCGCAGTCTTGA
- the LOC123039154 gene encoding transcription initiation factor TFIID subunit 9-like, with protein sequence MDTGVGRTPPAAAAADTGDEPRDARVVKEILRSVGLEEGDYEPAVVHQFLRLAHRYAGDVLGDALAYADHAGRASLQEDDVHLAIRSNATFGHELPGREVFLEMAHSWNKTPIPKPPPGSICLPHDQDMMLGQKYLCIPQMKPPSDNVEGTKNDNTGENFNPKV encoded by the exons ATGGACACCGGGGTCGGACGGACCCCtcctgctgcggcggcggcggacaccGGCGATGAGCCACGGGACGCGCGTGTCGTGAAGGAAATCTTGCGTTCGGTGGGGCTTGAGGAAGGGGATTACGAGCCAGCGGTGGTCCACCAGTTCCTGAGGCTCGCCCACCGGTACGCCGGCGACGTGCTCGGCGACGCGCTGGCCTACGCGGATCACGCCGGCAGGGCGTCGCTCCAAGAAGACGACGTCCACCTCGCCATCCGCTCCAACGCCACGTTCGGCCACGAGCTGCCGGGGCGCGAG GTTTTTCTTGAAATGGCTCATAGCTGGAACAAAACCCCTATACCCAAGCCCCCTCCCGGATCAATCTGTCTACCACATGACCAAGACATGATGCTGGGACAAAAATACTTGTGCATTCCACAAATGAAGCCACCGTCTGATAATGTTGAGGGAACCAAGAACGACAACACCGGTGAAAACTTCAATCCTAAA GTTTGA